In Sphingobacterium thalpophilum, a genomic segment contains:
- a CDS encoding NrtR DNA-binding winged helix domain-containing protein, with protein MDFRTQIINASAESYEKFLPHISVDTVVFGFDQGSLRILLLKMNYNKEWFLPGGYVGKEEDTDEAVKRVLYERSGVKDIFLEEFAVFGNPQRSQQSFADYPDTLWNKQRFISIGYYALVNYKHVVPQPDSLSETCQWIDFKDITELNITMDHRKIISKALRTLRERLSYKPIGYNLLPDKFTLSDLQGLYETVLGKKLNRGNFYRKMKNMGILQKLDEQRKGGAHKAPDLYKFNVETYKNILQEGLNTW; from the coding sequence ATGGATTTCAGAACACAGATTATTAACGCATCGGCAGAGAGTTATGAAAAATTTCTACCTCACATTTCTGTAGACACCGTCGTCTTTGGCTTCGACCAAGGTTCTTTGAGAATCCTTTTACTAAAAATGAACTACAATAAAGAGTGGTTTCTTCCTGGAGGCTATGTGGGGAAAGAGGAGGATACTGACGAAGCGGTCAAACGTGTACTTTATGAACGCTCGGGTGTAAAGGATATCTTCTTGGAAGAATTTGCTGTATTTGGAAACCCACAGCGCAGCCAGCAATCCTTTGCAGATTACCCCGACACACTGTGGAACAAACAGCGTTTTATTTCAATTGGTTACTACGCGCTGGTAAATTACAAACATGTTGTTCCTCAACCTGATTCCTTAAGTGAGACCTGCCAGTGGATCGACTTTAAGGACATCACTGAACTTAATATCACCATGGACCACCGCAAAATCATCAGCAAGGCTCTTCGGACTCTTCGCGAACGGCTTTCTTACAAACCAATAGGATACAATTTACTACCAGACAAGTTTACACTGTCCGACTTGCAAGGGCTCTATGAAACAGTACTTGGTAAAAAACTTAATCGAGGCAATTTTTATCGTAAAATGAAAAACATGGGCATCCTTCAAAAACTTGACGAACAACGGAAAGGCGGAGCCCACAAAGCTCCCGACCTCTATAAGTTCAACGTGGAAACCTACAAGAATATCTTACAGGAAGGTTTAAATACCTGGTAG
- a CDS encoding response regulator produces MSKAKTVLIFEDDTIILEVITVVLTDLGFHVEVSETSHDIIQKVESAEPNLILMDNWIPNIGGVEATRLLKSDKRFSHIPVIYVSANNDIQSLADRAGADDFLSKPFDLEDLENIVNKYIV; encoded by the coding sequence ATGAGTAAAGCAAAAACGGTATTGATATTTGAGGACGATACCATTATTTTGGAGGTTATAACGGTTGTTTTGACAGATTTAGGGTTCCATGTTGAAGTTTCCGAAACTTCACATGATATTATCCAAAAGGTGGAATCTGCAGAGCCCAACCTTATCTTAATGGATAACTGGATTCCAAACATAGGTGGTGTTGAAGCGACTAGATTGCTTAAATCAGATAAGCGTTTTAGCCATATTCCCGTAATATACGTATCGGCAAACAACGATATTCAATCCCTAGCAGATCGTGCCGGAGCGGATGATTTTTTATCTAAACCTTTTGATTTGGAAGATTTGGAAAATATTGTCAATAAATATATTGTATAG
- a CDS encoding protein-glutamate O-methyltransferase CheR, with amino-acid sequence MLGYSIIKDHEIDILLEDIYRDYGYDFLQYSRASMKRRINRLMTNDRLASFAELRFVLKDNPAFLQHFVEEITVNLTEMFRDPLFFRQLREEILPQLGTYPLIRVWIAGCSTGEEAYSMSILLKEANLYHKSLIYATDINPRVLDIARNGVYPLSQIKSFSENYIESGGKQDFSKYYTANYEWAKFNADLKQKMILSTHNLVSDTSFNSFQLILCRNVLIYFNKDLQERVFKLFDASLENLGYLALGSKETIRFSGIQHNFTPVGDQKIWKKLYTL; translated from the coding sequence ATGTTGGGCTATAGTATCATAAAAGACCATGAAATAGATATTTTGCTTGAAGATATCTATCGAGACTACGGGTATGATTTTTTGCAGTATAGCCGTGCCTCGATGAAGAGGCGGATTAATCGGCTTATGACGAATGACCGTTTGGCAAGCTTTGCCGAACTTCGCTTTGTATTAAAGGACAATCCTGCATTTTTGCAACACTTTGTAGAAGAGATTACCGTTAACTTAACTGAGATGTTTCGGGATCCTTTATTCTTTCGTCAGCTACGGGAGGAAATTCTACCACAATTGGGCACATACCCGTTGATCCGTGTGTGGATTGCTGGTTGCTCCACAGGAGAGGAAGCTTACTCGATGTCCATTTTGCTAAAAGAGGCCAATTTGTATCACAAGTCATTGATATATGCAACGGATATTAATCCACGGGTACTTGATATTGCCCGGAATGGTGTATATCCATTGAGCCAGATAAAATCTTTCTCTGAGAATTACATAGAATCTGGAGGAAAACAGGATTTTTCGAAATATTATACAGCAAATTATGAATGGGCGAAATTCAATGCCGATCTAAAGCAAAAAATGATTTTATCTACCCATAATCTGGTATCTGATACCTCATTTAATAGCTTTCAATTAATCCTTTGTCGTAATGTCTTGATCTATTTTAATAAGGACTTGCAAGAGCGTGTCTTTAAATTATTTGATGCGAGTCTAGAAAATTTAGGATATTTGGCATTAGGTAGTAAAGAAACCATACGATTTTCAGGTATTCAACATAACTTTACACCTGTAGGGGATCAAAAAATTTGGAAAAAACTTTATACCTTATAG
- a CDS encoding response regulator, with amino-acid sequence MDQHKVILIVDDDQRNIFALRLTLKAKGYQVLSSTSASEAIEILEANKGVALILMDMMMPEIDGYETIQLIRNSSFIGKIPVIAVTAQAMSGDREKCLEAGAQSYVSKPIDVDKLMGEIERLI; translated from the coding sequence ATGGATCAACATAAGGTAATATTAATTGTGGACGACGATCAACGCAATATTTTTGCATTGCGTTTGACGTTAAAAGCTAAGGGATATCAGGTGTTGAGCAGCACAAGTGCGAGCGAGGCTATTGAGATCTTGGAGGCGAATAAAGGTGTGGCGTTGATATTGATGGATATGATGATGCCTGAAATTGATGGCTATGAGACGATTCAGCTAATTCGCAATTCGAGTTTTATAGGCAAAATTCCGGTTATTGCCGTGACGGCTCAAGCGATGAGTGGAGATCGGGAGAAATGCTTGGAAGCTGGAGCCCAGTCGTATGTCTCGAAGCCGATTGATGTGGATAAATTGATGGGTGAAATTGAACGGTTAATCTAA
- a CDS encoding response regulator, with product MPNSKTLNNLTVGIGFSLVILLISSTASYVGIQEQNKYREELGVTRKIISTSNNLLNALQGAETGNRGFLLTGKESYLEPFNKALESLPTELKAIETLTRMDPVQKVRVDSLLTAAQWRIEVLKEAVDTKRNGGVVSLAQLDVSKSAMDKCRTIINDIIQNEDDTINQKSTNLDNSSFITTLFIVISALLSLIITSYFYFRLRADFKKRALLEKSLRDKDEAISRRLNLVQKITNRIALGEYDVKAEEVEDDDLGAIAKSVNRMSKSLKKSFDQLKDNDWLHAGYAKLYTGLVGNKSEETIAVDSIKTLIGYMGAVSGAIYIFNNERLELAGTYGLDKQVQKYFLPGEGYIGQVFTDREPKTLNNLNTADYLVSFANGKINVPHIQLLPMLVDDQVLGVLEVGQMESFTAVEKTFLTECSRQIGIALVSAKGRAKIQTLLEETQVQSEELLTQHAELESLNTELEAQTLRLQSSEEELKVQHEELMQSNQELEERSRLLEDKNLMIAERNQEIQQKAEELALSTKYKSEFLANMSHELRTPLNSILLLSRLLSENVEENLNSDQIESAKVIQSSGTSLLTLIDEILDLSKIESGKMTLDYASLDLNDILLDLNSLFSPLVQEKGLIFKTSISDSVNLSFQGDRLRIDQVLRNLISNAIKFTKEGEVRLEIYEDPSDSDRLVFAVVDSGIGIPFEKQKIIFEAFQQADGSTRRKFGGTGLGLSISREIARLLGGEIRLESEVGKGSTFLFIIPKSKVEVKEILTKEQQLVEEISSEVEEVIEIVKEDSYNPVTIKIPEEVPDDRDTVVEGDKVILIVEDDINFAKALLKYTHTQNYKGVVVVRGDHALPAAEKYHPVAVLLDIQLPIMDGWAVMDQLKGNKATRHIPVHIMSSLEVKKESLLKGAIDFINKPVALEQMTSVFQRIESALSRSPKKVLIVEENPKHASALSYFLSSFNISLEVKDNVEDSITALRTADVDCVILDMGVPDEMGYHTLEAIKQHEGLENLPIIIFTGKNLSKAEELKIKKYADSVVVKTAHSYQRILDEVGLFLHLIEVNNSDDARRKNNGLGALTDVLKGKKVLVADDDVRNIFSMTKALEKFQVKVIPAMDGKEALEVLMSGEPIDIVLMDMMMPEMDGYETIKNIRQHADYARLPIIAVTAKSMIGDREKCIQAGASDYISKPVDIDQLLSLLRVWLYEN from the coding sequence ATGCCAAATAGTAAGACACTCAATAATCTAACGGTCGGAATAGGTTTTTCCTTAGTCATATTGCTGATAAGTTCTACTGCATCTTATGTTGGTATTCAGGAACAAAATAAATACCGTGAGGAGCTTGGTGTGACAAGGAAGATTATCAGTACATCCAATAATTTACTCAATGCATTACAAGGAGCTGAGACAGGAAACCGGGGTTTTCTTCTGACCGGAAAGGAAAGCTATTTAGAACCTTTTAATAAAGCATTAGAAAGCTTGCCCACAGAATTAAAGGCTATAGAGACGCTGACCAGGATGGATCCGGTGCAAAAAGTTCGTGTTGATAGTCTGTTAACTGCTGCGCAATGGCGAATAGAAGTCTTAAAGGAGGCCGTCGATACTAAAAGAAACGGTGGTGTGGTTAGCTTGGCTCAGTTGGATGTTAGTAAATCGGCTATGGATAAATGTCGCACGATTATTAATGACATTATCCAAAATGAAGACGATACAATCAATCAGAAATCTACCAATCTGGACAATTCGTCGTTTATCACGACACTTTTTATCGTTATCAGTGCATTGCTTTCTCTCATTATTACCAGCTATTTTTATTTCAGGTTACGGGCAGATTTCAAAAAGCGCGCTTTGCTAGAAAAATCACTTCGTGACAAGGATGAAGCGATTTCAAGACGATTAAATCTCGTTCAAAAAATAACCAATCGCATCGCATTGGGGGAATATGACGTCAAAGCAGAAGAGGTAGAGGATGATGATTTGGGAGCAATAGCCAAATCGGTCAACCGAATGTCCAAATCGTTGAAGAAATCTTTTGACCAACTTAAAGATAACGACTGGTTGCATGCCGGTTATGCAAAACTCTATACTGGGTTGGTGGGGAATAAGAGTGAAGAAACGATTGCGGTCGATTCTATCAAAACCCTGATCGGATATATGGGGGCTGTTAGTGGTGCAATCTATATCTTTAATAATGAAAGGTTGGAGCTGGCAGGAACGTATGGACTGGATAAACAGGTACAAAAATATTTTTTACCTGGCGAAGGATATATCGGTCAGGTATTTACGGATCGTGAACCAAAGACCTTGAATAATTTAAATACGGCAGACTATCTCGTGAGTTTTGCCAACGGAAAAATCAATGTACCTCATATTCAGCTTTTACCAATGCTGGTTGATGATCAGGTGCTGGGTGTATTGGAGGTTGGTCAAATGGAGAGTTTTACTGCAGTGGAAAAGACATTTTTGACTGAATGTTCCCGACAGATTGGGATTGCACTAGTTTCAGCAAAAGGAAGGGCGAAAATCCAGACCTTATTGGAGGAAACACAGGTGCAATCTGAAGAGCTATTAACCCAACATGCCGAGCTTGAAAGCTTAAATACTGAATTGGAGGCGCAAACATTGCGTTTGCAATCTTCGGAGGAAGAACTTAAAGTGCAGCATGAGGAACTGATGCAGTCCAATCAAGAGCTGGAGGAGCGCTCGCGTTTGCTTGAGGATAAGAATCTGATGATTGCGGAAAGGAATCAGGAGATCCAACAAAAAGCTGAGGAGCTGGCGCTAAGTACCAAATATAAGTCGGAATTTTTGGCTAATATGTCCCATGAACTTCGTACGCCACTCAACTCGATCTTATTATTGTCGCGCTTATTGTCCGAGAATGTGGAGGAAAATCTGAATTCAGATCAGATTGAGTCAGCCAAAGTTATACAAAGTTCGGGAACAAGTTTGCTCACATTGATTGATGAGATTCTGGATCTTTCCAAAATTGAATCCGGTAAGATGACTTTGGATTATGCGTCGTTGGATCTGAATGATATTTTGTTGGATTTGAATAGTCTGTTTTCGCCTCTTGTACAGGAAAAGGGTTTGATTTTCAAAACGAGTATCAGTGATTCGGTCAATCTGAGCTTTCAAGGTGATCGTTTGCGGATAGATCAAGTACTACGGAATCTAATTTCTAATGCCATTAAATTTACCAAAGAAGGCGAAGTACGTCTGGAAATCTATGAAGATCCAAGCGATAGTGATCGATTGGTGTTCGCTGTAGTCGATTCGGGTATTGGTATACCATTTGAAAAGCAGAAAATTATTTTTGAAGCCTTTCAACAAGCTGATGGCTCAACCAGAAGGAAGTTTGGTGGTACTGGATTGGGGCTTTCCATTAGCCGCGAGATCGCGCGCTTACTCGGTGGAGAGATCCGGTTGGAAAGCGAAGTAGGCAAAGGCAGTACGTTTTTGTTTATTATTCCGAAGTCGAAAGTTGAAGTCAAAGAGATATTGACCAAGGAGCAGCAATTGGTTGAGGAGATATCTTCGGAAGTAGAAGAGGTCATTGAGATTGTTAAAGAAGATAGTTATAATCCGGTCACGATTAAGATACCGGAGGAGGTTCCAGATGATCGGGATACGGTTGTAGAAGGGGATAAGGTGATTTTGATTGTGGAGGATGATATTAATTTTGCCAAGGCACTCTTGAAGTATACCCATACGCAAAACTATAAAGGTGTAGTTGTTGTGCGTGGTGACCATGCACTCCCAGCCGCTGAAAAATATCACCCCGTTGCTGTTTTGCTCGATATTCAATTGCCAATTATGGATGGATGGGCTGTCATGGATCAATTGAAGGGCAATAAGGCTACGCGGCATATTCCGGTTCATATTATGTCTTCGCTTGAGGTGAAGAAAGAAAGTTTGTTAAAAGGAGCGATCGATTTTATTAATAAGCCTGTTGCGTTAGAACAAATGACTTCGGTATTCCAAAGAATTGAATCGGCGTTAAGTCGTTCGCCGAAGAAGGTGCTTATTGTTGAAGAAAATCCAAAGCATGCAAGTGCATTGTCTTATTTCTTAAGTAGTTTTAATATATCACTTGAAGTAAAAGATAATGTAGAGGATAGCATTACAGCTTTACGTACAGCGGATGTGGACTGTGTGATTTTGGACATGGGAGTACCTGATGAAATGGGCTACCATACGTTGGAAGCAATCAAACAACATGAAGGACTGGAGAACTTGCCGATCATTATCTTTACAGGCAAGAATTTGTCCAAGGCTGAAGAGTTGAAAATTAAAAAATATGCAGACTCAGTTGTTGTAAAGACGGCTCATTCTTATCAACGGATTCTGGATGAGGTAGGGCTGTTTCTTCATTTGATTGAGGTTAATAATTCAGACGACGCTAGGAGGAAGAACAATGGGCTTGGAGCTTTGACCGACGTATTAAAGGGCAAGAAGGTTCTTGTCGCTGATGATGACGTTAGGAATATCTTCTCGATGACCAAAGCATTGGAGAAATTTCAAGTGAAGGTAATTCCCGCGATGGATGGTAAAGAAGCGTTGGAAGTATTAATGTCCGGAGAACCCATTGATATTGTACTGATGGATATGATGATGCCTGAGATGGATGGTTATGAGACGATTAAGAATATCAGACAACATGCTGACTATGCAAGATTACCAATTATCGCTGTTACGGCAAAGTCGATGATCGGGGATCGTGAAAAGTGTATTCAGGCAGGAGCTTCGGATTATATCTCGAAGCCGGTGGACATCGACCAACTCTTGTCTTTATTGCGTGTGTGGTTATATGAAAATTGA
- a CDS encoding ATP-binding protein produces the protein MILIVDDNPDNIYSLQKLLESKNFKVDTAQSGEEALKKILKYNYALIILDVQMPDMDGFEVAENIAGFSKTKETPIIFLSAVNTDKRFITKGYDSGGLDYVTKPVDPDILMLKVKTFYRLYEQTQALKDIQQTLELEVERRKQAQQELRSKVDYLHTLLESLPQIAFTCDSAGNIDFVNGRWFQFSDDASKFPQIYPGDQSIEKELQASLRSGEPLEMEVRIQRRPCGEYLYQLLRVWPILENGASKWVGTFTDIDAQKKAEKEKDEFLSIASHELKTPLTSIKAYMQLLDRKLKLEEESAEAKYVTRVQGQVDKLNSLISDLLDLSKIDNGKLLINKKVFSLEHMVKSAVDSIVQTHDQSSMKLLRQGDITDVQIYGDEIRLEQVLVNFLTNAYKYAAGTEKVIVDCSIEDSNVKISVIDFGIGIPEEKQGDVFEKFYRVEETSFDFQGLGIGLYICAEIIRAHHGTIAVESSGGQGATFYFTLPLNLPLNAK, from the coding sequence ATGATATTAATTGTTGATGATAATCCGGATAATATTTACTCTTTGCAAAAATTACTGGAATCCAAAAATTTTAAAGTTGATACCGCTCAATCAGGGGAAGAAGCTTTAAAAAAGATCTTAAAATATAATTATGCATTAATCATATTGGATGTTCAGATGCCAGATATGGATGGCTTTGAAGTCGCTGAAAATATAGCGGGATTTAGCAAAACAAAGGAAACTCCGATCATATTTTTGTCTGCTGTAAATACGGATAAACGCTTTATCACCAAGGGTTATGATTCGGGTGGATTGGATTATGTGACCAAGCCTGTGGATCCCGACATCCTGATGTTGAAAGTTAAGACATTTTATCGGCTGTATGAACAGACCCAAGCGCTTAAAGATATTCAACAAACTTTAGAACTTGAGGTAGAACGGCGCAAGCAGGCACAGCAGGAACTGCGGTCTAAGGTGGACTATTTGCATACGCTTTTGGAGTCTTTGCCTCAAATTGCTTTTACCTGTGACAGTGCAGGAAATATTGATTTTGTGAATGGTCGCTGGTTTCAGTTTTCTGATGATGCCTCAAAATTCCCACAGATCTATCCTGGCGATCAATCAATCGAAAAAGAGCTTCAAGCGAGTCTTCGTTCTGGAGAACCCTTGGAAATGGAAGTACGTATCCAAAGGAGGCCATGTGGGGAATACCTATATCAGCTTTTGCGTGTGTGGCCAATTTTGGAGAATGGAGCGAGTAAGTGGGTCGGGACTTTTACAGATATCGATGCACAAAAAAAAGCGGAAAAGGAAAAAGATGAGTTCCTGAGTATCGCGAGTCACGAGTTGAAAACACCTTTAACAAGTATTAAAGCGTATATGCAATTGCTCGACCGTAAACTTAAGTTGGAGGAGGAAAGTGCTGAGGCAAAGTATGTTACCCGGGTTCAGGGCCAAGTTGACAAACTCAACAGTCTTATTTCTGATCTTTTGGATCTGTCAAAGATCGATAATGGGAAGCTGCTGATCAATAAAAAGGTATTTTCTCTCGAGCATATGGTCAAGAGTGCCGTGGACTCCATTGTTCAAACGCATGACCAAAGCAGTATGAAGCTTCTCCGGCAAGGGGATATTACGGACGTACAGATTTATGGTGATGAGATCCGTCTAGAGCAGGTGTTGGTTAATTTTTTGACGAATGCATATAAATATGCTGCTGGAACTGAAAAAGTAATTGTTGACTGCTCTATTGAAGACAGCAACGTGAAAATAAGTGTAATAGATTTTGGGATCGGCATTCCAGAAGAGAAGCAAGGTGATGTGTTTGAGAAATTTTATCGTGTGGAAGAAACGTCGTTCGATTTTCAGGGGCTTGGGATAGGACTTTATATCTGTGCTGAAATTATTCGCGCCCATCATGGAACCATTGCTGTGGAAAGTTCGGGTGGACAAGGGGCGACATTTTATTTTACCTTACCTTTAAATTTACCTCTAAATGCCAAATAG
- a CDS encoding ligase-associated DNA damage response exonuclease encodes MIRFTSKGIYCIPGKFYLDPWKPVDLAVISHGHADHAHWGMKKYLCHHFTVNILRSRIGPDIQIQGIAYNEPVHINGVRVSLHPAGHIIGSAQIRLEYKGKVVVFTGDYKIQEDGLCTPFEPMKCHELITESTFGLPIYRWESVAVQNERLQSWIKNNQSNHKTSVFIGYSLGKSQRILNAVHEMGPVYVHYSIAKLNEAYSQAGVKLPPYQIADVKSAPKELDKQIVLLPPALLDSQLLQKIPNVAYAICSGWMQIRGARRWRSADAGFAISDHADWSGLLQAVRSSSAEKVYVTHGQTATFAKYLNEIGIEAEEVTTQYGDEEDPQVQTT; translated from the coding sequence ATGATACGTTTTACATCAAAAGGCATATACTGCATTCCTGGTAAGTTTTATCTCGACCCATGGAAGCCTGTTGATTTGGCTGTTATTTCTCATGGCCATGCAGATCATGCCCACTGGGGAATGAAGAAGTACCTCTGTCATCATTTCACAGTCAATATACTTCGGAGCCGGATCGGTCCAGATATTCAAATCCAGGGAATCGCTTACAATGAACCTGTCCACATCAATGGTGTCAGAGTTTCCCTGCACCCCGCCGGACATATCATTGGTTCTGCCCAGATTCGCCTGGAGTATAAAGGTAAAGTCGTCGTATTTACTGGCGATTACAAAATTCAGGAGGATGGCTTATGTACACCATTTGAGCCGATGAAATGCCATGAGCTCATTACAGAAAGTACTTTCGGTCTTCCTATTTATCGATGGGAGTCTGTAGCGGTACAAAATGAACGACTGCAATCTTGGATTAAGAACAACCAAAGCAATCATAAGACATCCGTATTTATAGGGTATTCGCTTGGAAAATCGCAGCGTATTCTAAATGCTGTACATGAAATGGGTCCAGTATATGTACATTACAGTATTGCTAAATTAAATGAGGCCTACAGCCAGGCAGGTGTAAAACTACCACCCTATCAGATTGCGGACGTAAAATCAGCTCCAAAAGAACTAGACAAGCAGATTGTATTGCTTCCGCCAGCACTGCTGGACAGCCAGCTCCTTCAAAAAATACCCAATGTTGCCTATGCCATCTGTTCGGGCTGGATGCAAATCCGTGGGGCGCGACGATGGCGCAGCGCAGATGCTGGTTTTGCGATCAGTGACCACGCCGACTGGTCAGGTTTATTGCAAGCAGTACGTAGCAGTTCGGCCGAAAAAGTATATGTGACCCATGGGCAAACAGCTACCTTTGCCAAATATCTCAATGAAATCGGCATTGAAGCGGAAGAGGTCACCACACAGTATGGTGATGAAGAAGATCCCCAAGTCCAAACGACTTAA
- a CDS encoding ATP-dependent DNA ligase, whose amino-acid sequence MKEFATLIHALDSSNKTNLKKEAVLHFFREASDKDKLWFLALMTGKRPKRSIAVKDLKTWTLETTEIPEWLFIESYAAVGDLSETLALLLPSASQLIEKSLSDWMDEIIALQNASIAEKKAFVLRSWNGLSTVERFIFNKLLGGSFRLGISAKGLINALAQYTGTEASAVAHSIMGDWNPHEVEFEKLIHGTYSDTNLSKPYPFCLAYPIEKEPEELGSIKTWQVEYKWDGIRGQLIKRSGDIHIWSRGEELVTAQFPEITAALSQWSGSFVLDGEILAVKDGRVLNFSELQKRINRKTIPKALREEVPIAIYLYDLLELNGIDLRQEPLAYRRVQLEELYAANPGTVLKLSPLIHAEDWTALQQIQTAARELNSEGIMLKKMDSPYYAGRKKGGWWKWKVNPMSIDAVLIYAQKGSGRRSAHYTDYTFAVKDGDQLVTIAKAYSGLTDKEILEVSRFVKQNSLEKFGPVRTVRPELVFEIAFEGIGYSKRHKSGVALRFPRILRWRKDKTAAEIDTLDDIKQLIQ is encoded by the coding sequence ATGAAAGAATTTGCAACATTGATACATGCTCTCGACAGCAGCAACAAGACCAATTTGAAAAAAGAGGCTGTTTTGCATTTTTTCAGGGAAGCCTCTGACAAAGATAAACTTTGGTTCCTCGCTTTGATGACGGGGAAAAGACCGAAACGGAGTATAGCGGTTAAAGACCTCAAAACCTGGACTTTAGAAACAACAGAAATTCCCGAATGGTTATTTATTGAATCCTATGCTGCCGTAGGTGATCTATCCGAAACCTTGGCTCTACTTTTGCCATCGGCATCGCAACTGATAGAAAAAAGCCTTAGCGACTGGATGGATGAAATCATTGCCTTACAAAATGCATCCATTGCAGAGAAAAAAGCTTTCGTTCTTCGATCCTGGAACGGGCTAAGCACCGTCGAGCGCTTTATTTTTAACAAACTTCTGGGCGGAAGCTTCCGTTTGGGCATTTCAGCAAAAGGCTTAATCAATGCCCTTGCTCAATATACAGGTACTGAGGCGAGTGCGGTAGCGCACAGCATCATGGGCGATTGGAATCCACATGAAGTCGAATTTGAAAAACTTATTCATGGAACGTATAGTGATACCAATCTTTCCAAACCTTATCCTTTCTGCCTCGCCTATCCTATTGAAAAAGAACCGGAAGAACTAGGGTCAATTAAAACATGGCAAGTCGAATATAAATGGGATGGAATACGCGGCCAGCTTATCAAGCGCAGCGGAGACATACACATCTGGTCACGCGGGGAAGAACTTGTTACAGCCCAGTTTCCCGAAATTACTGCAGCCCTCAGTCAATGGAGCGGAAGCTTTGTGCTCGATGGAGAGATTCTCGCGGTTAAAGACGGCCGTGTACTTAACTTTTCCGAACTACAAAAACGGATCAATCGCAAAACAATCCCAAAAGCTTTGCGTGAGGAAGTACCTATTGCAATCTACCTTTATGATCTCTTGGAACTGAATGGAATAGATCTCCGCCAGGAGCCACTTGCATACAGGCGTGTACAGCTGGAAGAACTTTATGCAGCCAATCCGGGTACCGTATTAAAACTATCACCGTTGATACATGCCGAGGACTGGACAGCCCTTCAACAAATCCAAACTGCAGCACGCGAGCTTAACAGTGAGGGCATCATGCTCAAGAAAATGGACTCACCTTATTACGCCGGTCGCAAAAAAGGAGGCTGGTGGAAGTGGAAAGTCAATCCGATGAGTATAGATGCTGTACTCATCTACGCACAAAAAGGTAGCGGTCGCCGGAGTGCACATTACACAGATTATACCTTTGCCGTAAAAGATGGCGATCAGTTGGTCACGATCGCTAAAGCCTATTCGGGACTTACAGACAAAGAAATCCTTGAAGTAAGCCGGTTTGTCAAACAAAATTCACTGGAAAAATTTGGCCCCGTCCGCACGGTTAGACCCGAACTTGTCTTTGAGATTGCCTTTGAAGGGATAGGATACAGCAAAAGACACAAATCTGGCGTAGCATTACGCTTCCCAAGGATTTTACGCTGGCGAAAGGACAAAACAGCGGCAGAGATCGACACCCTTGACGATATAAAACAATTGATTCAATAA